The genome window TAGACCTGATCATAGGTCGGgtcaatgcaaaattttaggcccattttctaGGCCCGGGCCCAACCAAAAAAATgtgcctaaaattttgcccaagtctGACCCAGATAAAAATGCAACTCGAGCCTAGATTGACCCGAACCGcccgtattaaatttttatattttttatataaaaacaattttaaaaaatataatacatcaaatacactaaaaatattaaaataaatatttctcaataattgaaaatacattaaaaattatacttaaataacactaagataattgttacttagcaagcaaataccttcaaaatagtagcaaaattaataataaaacaagagttatgcaatatctaaacaataacaacaaaatagtaacaatgTAATAGTAAAATGGCAGCCAAGATAGCAACAAAACAGTAgcaaatagcaaaaaaaaaaaaattaggcagATTCGAGCCGGCCTCGAGCCAAAAAATTCTTACCTGATGTCCGATctgtttagaaaatgggccttattttttttgtccaagcccattttcCCCCTACATTTTTGCCTAAGCACTCCCACTTTAATACTTGGCCGAGTGGCCTCACCTATGATCAGGTTTAATACTAATCCACCATAACGATCATTAAATCGTCACTTGGAGTTCGCTAgcttaaattaaaaagaacttAATAGCCCATTgaactaaataaaaaactttcgaatagtttaatggattaaataaaagctttcgaattttataataatcattttataactttttaaaattaattgaccaaaaataaatttattaatagtttattaattttGGGCGTGATTTACCTTTTtaaaattggagaagaaaacCGTCACATAAGATGACGGATTGTTCACGTGATTCATACCATGCTTGACACGTGGTTAGAGAGCTCTTTACTTTGATTGAAATGTACTATAGATTCctatactcttcacaaatttaaaatttagatctaATTATTAAGcagttaatttttattaaatttattgatttaacattttaaaataaataaaatactcaCTTAGTAGCAATGTACCTAAAAAATGACGTtgtaatgaacttaaatttaacaaataatattaataatgttaacaattgaatctaaaatttaaaatctgaaaagtaaagatactaattttttaaaaatacaaatataagaactaaattataaatttacgaaaaatatatagacttaccacattttcctttttttttttagttattggGAGGACCACATGTGGCAGTGACAGCaaagaaaagttgaaattaTGCTTATGTATGCCTATGGCTAGAGAGGGCTCTTTTTCATTTGGCGATGTATATGAATTTcgtaattttttcaatttcatcctttaaaTTTTCGTTTCATTTTGTTAAACTAAACATAccattaaattcaaaaaatttaggcAAAATGAGGCCAAACTAGAGGTACTAAAGGTATTCCCCATTGACCCCTCCAGTTTGATTAATTAGGCCAGCTTTAGGCAGGTTTGAATCATTTGAACTCATCGGATCAAGCTCgggtctaattttttttaagaaatcgAGTCTTGACTCGTCTCATCAGcacttctaaaataaattaaatattttaacatttggGTTAATGCATTGTTTTGGATTTGAACTTGGTAACTATTCTCACATCAgacttaaactttattttttttgtctaagttaATGCCTCACCACATTGGGACCTcaacttttttttgttcaaattagcCCCTAATATTGTGATATATCCTTAAAAAGAGTCGGGGAACAAAAGTCAAGTCACAATGCGAGAATAATTACTTAATTCAAATCTCAATGTCGAAACAATTGCGAAGTTCAAAGAttaaattggacaaaaaaaattcaaatctctctatagaaaaaaaatttcaggtTCAATTCCTAAAAAGTGCATTACCCCTTAAACATGTTGCTCTAAAATAGACAAAACTCGAAAAACCTATCTATTCCATATAATATCTAATTAgaaaatatggactaaatctatatttatatgCATGGTACAATACtggtaattgaatttaatcaaatGGGTTTAATTGCTACTATTTggttaggactaaaattttaaaatttgaaaagtagaatgactaaaattgatcaaattaaagtaatgGACCAAATCCACAACTTTCACAAGTATAAAGACTAATAGCAGGATTTAGCCAATAattaaaacacacaaaaaagaaaTCCTGCTAATGGCGCTTTTATTTCAACAATGCAGGCTCTAAAAGTTGgccattttacaatttgatccttggGGAATTTCAAGTTTCAAAGCTTCAAAGATTCAGAAATGAAGAAACTCGATCCATCAACTCAGCAGCTTTCTCACAATCTggtttaaacaaataaaaaacatgcaCTTCCCCTTCAATCTCCACCATTTCTATAACCCCATTCCACCCACTTTTCTTCACCGTTTCATAGTAACTCACACCCCTTTCTCTTAGAAAATCCTTCTCTGCAACACAGATCAGTATCCTTTTGCAGACCAGACCAGCAGCCAGCTCTTTACTGGCGATACAAGCCGGGTTCAACCTCGGGTCATTGGGACCTTTGCTTGAAGGGAAAATGAACGATATAAGTTCATCAGGCTCGTCGTTCATGAAAAACGGGTTCATCAAAAGCAACCCGGAGAATTTGAGTCGGATTTGGTCGTCTCCGGCGGATTTCATTATCATGTTGTGAGCGATGTTGGCTCCGGCGCTGTCGCCCGCTAAGAACACTTTATCGAAGTCGGCGTTTTCGTTGAGCCATGGCTCGGGACCGTTCCTTTCAATGTGGGAAGCGATCCAGTTGATTGCATCCCAAGCGTCGTCGTACGCGGCGGGGAGGTTGTGCTCCGGAGCTTTCCTGTACTGTACGGAAACGGCTATTACGTTGGCTTTGGCGACGAGGGAAGTGAGGTAGTTGTGGTAAGTGGGGGAGAAAGGGGACTCGATGCAAAACGCGCCGCCGTGGATGTAGATGAGGAGCGGGAGTTTGGCGGTGGGGTCTGAGGTTTTGGGGAGGAAAATACGAGCTGACGACAGGGGAGGCACCAGTGCGTCTTTAGACCGAACGCCGGTTTTGGGATCGTCGGACGGTGGGACCGTTACAATTTGCCGGAGTCTCTCGGCGCGTCCGTCTTTGTAAAGTTGGAACATGGGATATGAAGGGAAGAATACACGGGCAATTTCTGGGTTACTGCTTGAAGCCATTTTAGAAGAAGATACTAAATTAACCtctcaaaattaaagaaaaaga of Gossypium raimondii isolate GPD5lz chromosome 3, ASM2569854v1, whole genome shotgun sequence contains these proteins:
- the LOC105795264 gene encoding probable carboxylesterase 12, which codes for MASSSNPEIARVFFPSYPMFQLYKDGRAERLRQIVTVPPSDDPKTGVRSKDALVPPLSSARIFLPKTSDPTAKLPLLIYIHGGAFCIESPFSPTYHNYLTSLVAKANVIAVSVQYRKAPEHNLPAAYDDAWDAINWIASHIERNGPEPWLNENADFDKVFLAGDSAGANIAHNMIMKSAGDDQIRLKFSGLLLMNPFFMNDEPDELISFIFPSSKGPNDPRLNPACIASKELAAGLVCKRILICVAEKDFLRERGVSYYETVKKSGWNGVIEMVEIEGEVHVFYLFKPDCEKAAELMDRVSSFLNL